A window from Rhineura floridana isolate rRhiFlo1 chromosome 17, rRhiFlo1.hap2, whole genome shotgun sequence encodes these proteins:
- the ANTKMT gene encoding adenine nucleotide translocase lysine N-methyltransferase isoform X1 — translation MDPEDAEELAAELHGKAMGVLDLLQIATGAGLTAYVVWAGILMPGFRSVPLKLQVPYVPANASQVENVMSLLKGRSGKMVDLGSGDGRIVLEAYKRGFRPAVGYELNPWLLRLSRYRAWKAGCSRKVFYCREDLWKVNLSDCKNVTVFLAPSVLLLLERKLLVELPEEARVVAGRFPLPSWTPTSMAGEGLNRAWAYDMKTVRQAQLDKPEGSPV, via the exons ATGGATCCTGAAGATGCTGAAGAGCTAGCAGCTGAGTTGCATGGAAAGGCTATGGGTGTCTTGGACCTTTTGCAGATTGCAACAGGCGCTGGCTTAACTGCCTATGTTGTGTGGGCTGGAATTCTCATGCCAGGATTCCGCAGTGTGCCTTTGAAATTACAG GTGCCATATGTCCCGGCAAATGCCAGTCAAGTGGAGAATGTGATGTCGCTGCTGAAAGGGCGCTCTGGGAAGATGGTGGATTTAGGCTCAGGAGATGGCAGAATT GTACTAGAGGCCTACAAACGAGGCTTCAGGCCAGCTGTTGGCTACGAGCTCAATCCATGGTTGTTGCGACTGTCCCGCTATCGTGCCTGGAAGGCCGGGTGTTCCAGAAAAGTTTTCTACTGTCGGGAAGATCTTTGGAAG GTGAATCTGTCAGACTGCAAGAACGTCACTGTGTTCCTGGCACCCAGTGTG CTGCTGCTTCTGGAAAGAAAGCTGCTCGTGGAACTTCCAGAGGAGGCCCGCGTGGTTGCTGGACGCTTTCCCCTCCCCAGCTGGACACCCACCAGCATGGCTGGGGAAGGTCTGAATCGAGCCTGGGCTTACGATATGAAGACTGTACGGCAAGCCCAGCTGGACAAACCAGAGGGAAGCCCGGTATAG
- the ANTKMT gene encoding adenine nucleotide translocase lysine N-methyltransferase isoform X2, whose translation MDPEDAEELAAELHGKAMGVLDLLQIATGAGLTAYVVWAGILMPGFRSVPLKLQVLEAYKRGFRPAVGYELNPWLLRLSRYRAWKAGCSRKVFYCREDLWKVNLSDCKNVTVFLAPSVLLLLERKLLVELPEEARVVAGRFPLPSWTPTSMAGEGLNRAWAYDMKTVRQAQLDKPEGSPV comes from the exons ATGGATCCTGAAGATGCTGAAGAGCTAGCAGCTGAGTTGCATGGAAAGGCTATGGGTGTCTTGGACCTTTTGCAGATTGCAACAGGCGCTGGCTTAACTGCCTATGTTGTGTGGGCTGGAATTCTCATGCCAGGATTCCGCAGTGTGCCTTTGAAATTACAG GTACTAGAGGCCTACAAACGAGGCTTCAGGCCAGCTGTTGGCTACGAGCTCAATCCATGGTTGTTGCGACTGTCCCGCTATCGTGCCTGGAAGGCCGGGTGTTCCAGAAAAGTTTTCTACTGTCGGGAAGATCTTTGGAAG GTGAATCTGTCAGACTGCAAGAACGTCACTGTGTTCCTGGCACCCAGTGTG CTGCTGCTTCTGGAAAGAAAGCTGCTCGTGGAACTTCCAGAGGAGGCCCGCGTGGTTGCTGGACGCTTTCCCCTCCCCAGCTGGACACCCACCAGCATGGCTGGGGAAGGTCTGAATCGAGCCTGGGCTTACGATATGAAGACTGTACGGCAAGCCCAGCTGGACAAACCAGAGGGAAGCCCGGTATAG